A stretch of the Macaca thibetana thibetana isolate TM-01 chromosome X, ASM2454274v1, whole genome shotgun sequence genome encodes the following:
- the LOC126946353 gene encoding mitochondrial intermembrane space import and assembly protein 40-like encodes MSYCRQEGKDGIIFVTKEDHETPSNAEMVADDPNDPYEEHGLILPNGNINWNCPCLGGMASGPCGEHFKSAFSCFHYSTEEIKGSDCVDQFRAMQECMQKYPDLYPQEDEDEEEEREKKPAEQVEETAPTEATATKEEEGSS; translated from the coding sequence ATGTCCTATTGCCGGCAGGAAGGGAAGGATGGAATCATATTTGTAACCAAAGAAGATCATGAAACTCCAAGCAATGCAGAAATGGTGGCCGATGACCCCAATGATCCATACGAGGAGCACGGATTGATACTGCCAAATGGAAACATTAACTGGAACTGCCCATGCCTCGGGGGAATGGCCAGCGGTCCCTGTGGAGAACATTTCAAGTCAGCCTTTTCCTGCTTCCACTATAGCACGGAAGAGATCAAGGGGTCAGACTGTGTAGACCAGTTCCGGGCCATGCAGGAATGCATGCAGAAATACCCAGACCTCTATCCCcaagaggatgaggatgaggaagaagaaagggagaagaagccagcagaacaagtagaagaaacagCTCCCACTGAGGCCACTGCAACCAAAGAAGAGGAGGGGTCAAGTTAA